In the genome of Neodiprion pinetum isolate iyNeoPine1 chromosome 2, iyNeoPine1.2, whole genome shotgun sequence, one region contains:
- the Egfr gene encoding epidermal growth factor receptor isoform X1: MSSLHRIELNSPSTYSRLLGAALILLVVVFSHRYASAELNSEFVKGKICIGTNGRLSVPSNKDHHYRNLRDRYTNCTYVDGNLEITWLQNLELDLSFLQYIREVTGYVLISHVDVQKVVLPRLQIIRGRTLFKLNIHEAEFALFVTMCQMNSLELPALRDILNGSVGMYNNYNLCHMRTINWDEIITGPQAKYDYVYNFTAPERVCPECDKSCEQGCWGEGPYNCQSFSKINCSPQCWQGRCFGQNPRECCHLFCAGGCTGPKQSDCLACKNFFDDGVCTQECPAMQKYNPTTYSWETNPDGKYAYGATCVRKCPEHLLKDNGACVRSCPPKKKAVNGECVPCDGPCPKTCQGVDRVHSGNIDSFKDCTIIEGSITILDQSFMGYQHIYQNFTFGPRYLELHPDKLEVFSTLKEVTGYVNIQGYHKQFTNLSYFRNLEVIGGRSLTETFFASLYIVKTALVSLGLNSLKKINSGTVAILENTDLCYAQSINWTRIKRSQEHTTILSSNKPEADCAREGLVCDDQCSDEGCWGPGPEQCLSCRNFILENICVQNCTAVPGIYQADERVCKPCHVQCNGTCSGPNAEHCHSCKHVRDGPFCVPKCPSSKFNDGGICKHCHDNCVGGCEGPENNIGPNGCHSCEKAIMNFETPESCLRTDESCPEGYYWEGVEPQERGPLKALAGKAVCRKCHPRCLRCTGYGFHQQVCQECAKYKKGEQCEDECPADHFAIPETRSCIPCSSECRGCYGPGADQCYKCRNFKVFANVATEDNATSFNCTDTCPPEHPFTRFPADNDPFCSNHAKKMSYPLDGEQTPAILAGVGVFVVILMVFSAAVLCLWRQRTKAKENTVKMTMALTGLDDNEPLRPTGVKPNLAKLRIIKEEEMRKGGILGYGAFGNVYKGVWVPEGENVKIPVAIKVLHDGTGSNTSKEFLDEAYIMASVEHPNLLQLLAVCMTSQMMLVTQLMPLGCLLDFVRKYKDKIGSKPLLNWCTQIARGMAYLEERRLVHRDLAARNVLVQTPNCVKITDFGLAKLLDINEEQYKAAGGKMPIKWLALECIQHRVFTHKSDVWAFGVTIWEVLTYGGRPYENVPARNVPELLEKGERLPQPAICTIDVYMIMIKCWMLDAESRPSFKELADDFAKMSRDPGRYLAIKGDKYMILPSYTLQDKKEMIRNLASAMDGPEAVVDADEYLQPKSRAPVPPIVVSPSSTSGSPPNTPIKSCWPNSTPMAADSPTPQNQQNWDRELLRYGVSGNGGTSRESAEANPAHLQHPHYTHPNGHCGPAASLDGSNSRYCSDPLKMIGVIECDVTDDCFKSEVGTIHQQARIGNLKLDLPLDEDDYLMPSPQMPASTIQYMDLIGDSKPTESESKHMNNGYRKYPEFLTIPGKTSVDNPEYIMSQDDAALSPQTLGIPATADLVKTETTNGTAFGSQVRQRSTEEESDHEYYNDFDRLERELQPLKPLRKNETTV, translated from the exons TCTGTATCGGGACAAATGGTCGACTATCGGTACCCTCCAACAAGGACCATCATTACCGAAATCTTCGAGATCGGTATACGAATTGTACGTACGTTGACGGCAACCTCGAAATCACATGGCTGCAGAACCTTGAGCTGGACCTCAGTTTCCTTCAGTACATCCGAGAGGTCACCGGGTACGTCCTCATCAGCCACGTGGACGTGCAGAAGGTTGTCCTGCCACGGCTCCAGATCATTCGCGGCCGAACCCTGTTCAAGCTGAACATTCACGAGGCCGAGTTTGCACTATTCGTCACCATGTGCCAGATGAATAGCCTCGAGCTACCGGCACTTCGAG ACATCCTAAATGGCAGTGTCGGCATGTACAACAACTACAATCTCTGCCACATGAGGACCATCAATTGGGACGAAATAATAACGGGTCCCCAGGCAAAGTATGATTACGTGTACAACTTCACAGCCCCGGAGCGGGTATGCCCCGAGTGCGACAAGAGTTGTGAGCAGGGATGCTGGGGCGAAGGACCCTACAATTGCCAGAGTTTCTCAAAGATAAATTGCTCGCCACAGTGCTGGCAGGGACGTTGCTTCGGGCAAAATCCAAGGGAGTGCTGTCATCTTTTTTGCGCCGGGGGTTGCACCGGACCGAAGCAGAGTGATTGTTTGGCGTGCAAAAACTTCTTCGACGACGGTGTCTGTACGCAAGAATGTCCGGCAATGCAgaa GTATAATCCGACAACATACTCGTGGGAAACAAACCCCGATGGAAAGTATGCATATGGTGCGACGTGTGTCCGTAAGTGTCCCGAACACCTTCTGAAGGACAACGGTGCATGCGTGCGTTCGTGTCCTCCAAAGAAAAAGGCTGTTAATGGTGAATGTGTACCATGCGACGGTCCATGCCCAAAGACTTGCCAAGGCGTGGATCGGGTCCATTCTGGAAACATTGACAGCTTTAAAGATTGTACAATAATTGAAGGCTCGATCACAATATTGGATCAGAGTTTCATGGGGTATCAACATATATACCAAAACTTTACGTTTGGACCGAGGTATCTGGAGCTTCACCCCGACAAACTCGAGGTGTTCAGCACGCTAAAGGAAGTTACGGGATACGTTAATATTCAAGGGTATCACAAGCAGTTCACAAATCTTTCATACTTCCGGAATCTGGAGGTTATCGGGGGCAGAAGCCTTACCGAAACATTCTTTGCATCACTTTACATTGTGAAGACAGCCCTGGTGTCCCTCGGATTGAATTCACTGAAAAAGATCAACTCTGGTACGGTAGCAATCCTGGAGAACACGGATCTCTGCTACGCACAGAGCATCAACTGGACGCGAATCAAAAGGTCTCAAGAACATACCACGATTTTGTCCAGCAACAAGCCCGAAGCTGACTGCG CACGCGAAGGCTTGGTATGCGATGATCAATGTTCGGATGAGGGCTGCTGGGGGCCAGGTCCCGAGCAATGTTTGTCCTGCAGGAATTTCATATTGGAGAATATTTGCGTACAAAATTGCACAGCAGTACCTGG TATTTACCAAGCAGACGAAAGAGTCTGCAAACCTTGTCACGTGCAATGCAACGGTACTTGTTCTGGTCCGAATGCGGAACACTGCCACTCATGTAAGCATGTGCGCGACGGGCCTTTCTGCGTTCCCAAATGTCCATCATCAAAGTTCAACGATGGTGGGATATGCAAACATTGTCACGATAATTGCGTAGGGGGGTGCGAGGGTCCGGAAAATAACATTGGTCCAAATGGGTGTCACAGTTGCGAAAAAGCGATTATGAACTTCGAAACACCGGAGAGCTGTTTGAGAACGGATGAGTCTTGCCCGGAAG GTTACTACTGGGAGGGGGTCGAGCCTCAGGAACGGGGTCCTCTGAAGGCCCTTGCTGGTAAAGCAGTCTGTCGGAAATGTCACCCTCGGTGCCTTAGGTGTACCGGGTACGGTTTTCATCAACAAGTTTGCCAGGAATGCGCCAAGTACAAGAAAGGTGAACAGTGCGAAGACGAGTGCCCCGCCGATCACTTCGCTATCCCGGAAACCCGGAGCTGCATCCCATGCTCTTCGGAGTGCAGGGGCTGTTACGGCCCGGGAGCTGATCAGTGCTACAAGTGCCGAAACTTCAAGGTGTTCGCC AACGTTGCAACGGAAGACAATGCAACATCCTTCAATTGCACCGATACCTGCCCGCCAGAACATCCGTTTACGAGGTTCCCTGCGGACAACGACCCGTTCTGCTCCAATCATGCAAAGAAGATGAGTTACCCGTTAGACGGCGAACAAACACCGGCAATATTAGCAGGTGTTGGTGTTTTCGTAGTGATTCTAATGGTCTTCTCCGCTGCTGTATTATGCCTGTGGCGTCAGCGGACGAAGGCCAAGGAAAATACCGTGAAAATGACGATGGCACTTACCGGGCTTGATGACAACGAACCTCTAAGGCCTACGGGAGTGAAGCCGAACTTAGCAAAGCTGCGTATAATCAAGGAGGAGGAGATGAGAAAGGGCGGTATACTCGGATACGGGGCATTCGGCAACGTCTACAAGGGAGTCTGGGTGCCAGAGGGTGAGAATGTTAAGATCCCGGTTGCGATCAAAGTTCTCCACGATGGAACAGGATCCAATACGTCGAAGGAGTTCCTCGATGAAGCCTATATCATGGCAAGTGTCGAGCATCCGAATCTACTTCAGCTACTCGCCGTCTGCATGACGTCGCAGATGATGCTTGTGACACAACTGATGCCGCTCGGTTGTCTCCTTGACTTCGTTAGAAAGTATAAGGACAAGATTGGCTCAAAGCCTCTGTTGAATTGGTGTACACAGATCGCCAGGGGTATGGCCTATCTCGAAGAGAGACGATTGGTCCACAGGGATTTGGCAGCGAGGAACGTCCTTGTGCAAACGCCAAACTGCGTGAAAATAACCGACTTTGGCCTCGCGAAGCTGTTGGACATCAACGAGGAACAGTACAAGGCTGCTGGCGGTAAAATGCCAATAAAATGGTTGGCCTTAGAATGTATTCAGCACCGCGTATTTACGCACAAGTCAGACGTCTGGGCATTCGGTGTTACCATCTGGGAAGTTTTGACTTATGGTGGAAGACCCTACGAAAACGTTCCGGCAAGAAATGTGCCAGAATTATTGGAAAAGGGGGAACGGTTACCGCAGCCGGCGATATGTACGATCGATGTGTACATGATCATGATAAAATGCTGGATGCTCGACGCGGAGTCGAGGCCAAGCTTCAAGGAACTTGCCGACGACTTTGCGAAAATGTCGAGAGATCCTGGACGTTATCTGGCAATAAAGGGGGACAAGTACATGATACTACCATCCTATACATTGCAG gataaaaaagaaatgataagAAATCTGGCGTCCGCGATGGATGGTCCGGAAGCCGTGGTAGACGCAGATGAATATCTTCAACCAAAGTCGAGGGCACCTGTACCACCTATCGTGGTCTCGCCGTCGAGTACGTCCGGCTCACCTCCCAACACGCCGATAAAGAGCTGCTGGCCGAATAGCACGCCAATGGCCGCTGACTCACCGACACCGCAGAACCAACAGAACTGGGACCGGGAGCTATTGCGATACGGCGTCTCGGGTAATGGGGGTACCTCGCGGGAGTCTGCAGAGGCAAACCCCGCGCATCTACAGCACCCGCATTATACCCACCCGAACGGCCATTGTGGCCCGGCTGCCAGCTTGGATGGCTCGAATTCCAGATACTGTTCAGACCCCCTTAAGATGATCGGAGTCATAG AATGCGACGTAACGGACGACTGCTTTAAGTCGGAGGTCGGCACGATACACCAACAAGCTAGAATTGGAAATTTGAAGTTGGACCTGCCCCTGGACGAAGATGACTACCTCATGCCCTCGCCCCAGATGCCAGCAAGCACGATACAATACATGGATCTGATCGGTGATTCGAAACCTACCG aGTCAGAGTCGAAGCATATGAACAATGGATATCGAAAGTACCCGGAATTCTTAACAATCCCCGGGAAAACGTCGGTTGACAATCCGGAGTATATCATGTCGCAGGACGACGCGGCGTTGAGCCCGCAGACGTTGGGGATTCCCGCGACCGCGGATCTCGTCAAGACGGAGACGACAAACGGTACCGCCTTTGGCTCTCAGGTCAGGCAAAGGAGTACGGAAGAGGAATCGGATCACGAGTATTACAACGACTTCGATCGGCTTGAGCGCGAGCTCCAGCCTTTGAAACCGCTTAGAAAGAACGAAACGACAGTATGA
- the Egfr gene encoding epidermal growth factor receptor isoform X2: MRLKMKKSGILEIYLVLICAQLVATQVIEERVCIGTNGRLSVPSNKDHHYRNLRDRYTNCTYVDGNLEITWLQNLELDLSFLQYIREVTGYVLISHVDVQKVVLPRLQIIRGRTLFKLNIHEAEFALFVTMCQMNSLELPALRDILNGSVGMYNNYNLCHMRTINWDEIITGPQAKYDYVYNFTAPERVCPECDKSCEQGCWGEGPYNCQSFSKINCSPQCWQGRCFGQNPRECCHLFCAGGCTGPKQSDCLACKNFFDDGVCTQECPAMQKYNPTTYSWETNPDGKYAYGATCVRKCPEHLLKDNGACVRSCPPKKKAVNGECVPCDGPCPKTCQGVDRVHSGNIDSFKDCTIIEGSITILDQSFMGYQHIYQNFTFGPRYLELHPDKLEVFSTLKEVTGYVNIQGYHKQFTNLSYFRNLEVIGGRSLTETFFASLYIVKTALVSLGLNSLKKINSGTVAILENTDLCYAQSINWTRIKRSQEHTTILSSNKPEADCAREGLVCDDQCSDEGCWGPGPEQCLSCRNFILENICVQNCTAVPGIYQADERVCKPCHVQCNGTCSGPNAEHCHSCKHVRDGPFCVPKCPSSKFNDGGICKHCHDNCVGGCEGPENNIGPNGCHSCEKAIMNFETPESCLRTDESCPEGYYWEGVEPQERGPLKALAGKAVCRKCHPRCLRCTGYGFHQQVCQECAKYKKGEQCEDECPADHFAIPETRSCIPCSSECRGCYGPGADQCYKCRNFKVFANVATEDNATSFNCTDTCPPEHPFTRFPADNDPFCSNHAKKMSYPLDGEQTPAILAGVGVFVVILMVFSAAVLCLWRQRTKAKENTVKMTMALTGLDDNEPLRPTGVKPNLAKLRIIKEEEMRKGGILGYGAFGNVYKGVWVPEGENVKIPVAIKVLHDGTGSNTSKEFLDEAYIMASVEHPNLLQLLAVCMTSQMMLVTQLMPLGCLLDFVRKYKDKIGSKPLLNWCTQIARGMAYLEERRLVHRDLAARNVLVQTPNCVKITDFGLAKLLDINEEQYKAAGGKMPIKWLALECIQHRVFTHKSDVWAFGVTIWEVLTYGGRPYENVPARNVPELLEKGERLPQPAICTIDVYMIMIKCWMLDAESRPSFKELADDFAKMSRDPGRYLAIKGDKYMILPSYTLQDKKEMIRNLASAMDGPEAVVDADEYLQPKSRAPVPPIVVSPSSTSGSPPNTPIKSCWPNSTPMAADSPTPQNQQNWDRELLRYGVSGNGGTSRESAEANPAHLQHPHYTHPNGHCGPAASLDGSNSRYCSDPLKMIGVIECDVTDDCFKSEVGTIHQQARIGNLKLDLPLDEDDYLMPSPQMPASTIQYMDLIGDSKPTESESKHMNNGYRKYPEFLTIPGKTSVDNPEYIMSQDDAALSPQTLGIPATADLVKTETTNGTAFGSQVRQRSTEEESDHEYYNDFDRLERELQPLKPLRKNETTV; encoded by the exons TCTGTATCGGGACAAATGGTCGACTATCGGTACCCTCCAACAAGGACCATCATTACCGAAATCTTCGAGATCGGTATACGAATTGTACGTACGTTGACGGCAACCTCGAAATCACATGGCTGCAGAACCTTGAGCTGGACCTCAGTTTCCTTCAGTACATCCGAGAGGTCACCGGGTACGTCCTCATCAGCCACGTGGACGTGCAGAAGGTTGTCCTGCCACGGCTCCAGATCATTCGCGGCCGAACCCTGTTCAAGCTGAACATTCACGAGGCCGAGTTTGCACTATTCGTCACCATGTGCCAGATGAATAGCCTCGAGCTACCGGCACTTCGAG ACATCCTAAATGGCAGTGTCGGCATGTACAACAACTACAATCTCTGCCACATGAGGACCATCAATTGGGACGAAATAATAACGGGTCCCCAGGCAAAGTATGATTACGTGTACAACTTCACAGCCCCGGAGCGGGTATGCCCCGAGTGCGACAAGAGTTGTGAGCAGGGATGCTGGGGCGAAGGACCCTACAATTGCCAGAGTTTCTCAAAGATAAATTGCTCGCCACAGTGCTGGCAGGGACGTTGCTTCGGGCAAAATCCAAGGGAGTGCTGTCATCTTTTTTGCGCCGGGGGTTGCACCGGACCGAAGCAGAGTGATTGTTTGGCGTGCAAAAACTTCTTCGACGACGGTGTCTGTACGCAAGAATGTCCGGCAATGCAgaa GTATAATCCGACAACATACTCGTGGGAAACAAACCCCGATGGAAAGTATGCATATGGTGCGACGTGTGTCCGTAAGTGTCCCGAACACCTTCTGAAGGACAACGGTGCATGCGTGCGTTCGTGTCCTCCAAAGAAAAAGGCTGTTAATGGTGAATGTGTACCATGCGACGGTCCATGCCCAAAGACTTGCCAAGGCGTGGATCGGGTCCATTCTGGAAACATTGACAGCTTTAAAGATTGTACAATAATTGAAGGCTCGATCACAATATTGGATCAGAGTTTCATGGGGTATCAACATATATACCAAAACTTTACGTTTGGACCGAGGTATCTGGAGCTTCACCCCGACAAACTCGAGGTGTTCAGCACGCTAAAGGAAGTTACGGGATACGTTAATATTCAAGGGTATCACAAGCAGTTCACAAATCTTTCATACTTCCGGAATCTGGAGGTTATCGGGGGCAGAAGCCTTACCGAAACATTCTTTGCATCACTTTACATTGTGAAGACAGCCCTGGTGTCCCTCGGATTGAATTCACTGAAAAAGATCAACTCTGGTACGGTAGCAATCCTGGAGAACACGGATCTCTGCTACGCACAGAGCATCAACTGGACGCGAATCAAAAGGTCTCAAGAACATACCACGATTTTGTCCAGCAACAAGCCCGAAGCTGACTGCG CACGCGAAGGCTTGGTATGCGATGATCAATGTTCGGATGAGGGCTGCTGGGGGCCAGGTCCCGAGCAATGTTTGTCCTGCAGGAATTTCATATTGGAGAATATTTGCGTACAAAATTGCACAGCAGTACCTGG TATTTACCAAGCAGACGAAAGAGTCTGCAAACCTTGTCACGTGCAATGCAACGGTACTTGTTCTGGTCCGAATGCGGAACACTGCCACTCATGTAAGCATGTGCGCGACGGGCCTTTCTGCGTTCCCAAATGTCCATCATCAAAGTTCAACGATGGTGGGATATGCAAACATTGTCACGATAATTGCGTAGGGGGGTGCGAGGGTCCGGAAAATAACATTGGTCCAAATGGGTGTCACAGTTGCGAAAAAGCGATTATGAACTTCGAAACACCGGAGAGCTGTTTGAGAACGGATGAGTCTTGCCCGGAAG GTTACTACTGGGAGGGGGTCGAGCCTCAGGAACGGGGTCCTCTGAAGGCCCTTGCTGGTAAAGCAGTCTGTCGGAAATGTCACCCTCGGTGCCTTAGGTGTACCGGGTACGGTTTTCATCAACAAGTTTGCCAGGAATGCGCCAAGTACAAGAAAGGTGAACAGTGCGAAGACGAGTGCCCCGCCGATCACTTCGCTATCCCGGAAACCCGGAGCTGCATCCCATGCTCTTCGGAGTGCAGGGGCTGTTACGGCCCGGGAGCTGATCAGTGCTACAAGTGCCGAAACTTCAAGGTGTTCGCC AACGTTGCAACGGAAGACAATGCAACATCCTTCAATTGCACCGATACCTGCCCGCCAGAACATCCGTTTACGAGGTTCCCTGCGGACAACGACCCGTTCTGCTCCAATCATGCAAAGAAGATGAGTTACCCGTTAGACGGCGAACAAACACCGGCAATATTAGCAGGTGTTGGTGTTTTCGTAGTGATTCTAATGGTCTTCTCCGCTGCTGTATTATGCCTGTGGCGTCAGCGGACGAAGGCCAAGGAAAATACCGTGAAAATGACGATGGCACTTACCGGGCTTGATGACAACGAACCTCTAAGGCCTACGGGAGTGAAGCCGAACTTAGCAAAGCTGCGTATAATCAAGGAGGAGGAGATGAGAAAGGGCGGTATACTCGGATACGGGGCATTCGGCAACGTCTACAAGGGAGTCTGGGTGCCAGAGGGTGAGAATGTTAAGATCCCGGTTGCGATCAAAGTTCTCCACGATGGAACAGGATCCAATACGTCGAAGGAGTTCCTCGATGAAGCCTATATCATGGCAAGTGTCGAGCATCCGAATCTACTTCAGCTACTCGCCGTCTGCATGACGTCGCAGATGATGCTTGTGACACAACTGATGCCGCTCGGTTGTCTCCTTGACTTCGTTAGAAAGTATAAGGACAAGATTGGCTCAAAGCCTCTGTTGAATTGGTGTACACAGATCGCCAGGGGTATGGCCTATCTCGAAGAGAGACGATTGGTCCACAGGGATTTGGCAGCGAGGAACGTCCTTGTGCAAACGCCAAACTGCGTGAAAATAACCGACTTTGGCCTCGCGAAGCTGTTGGACATCAACGAGGAACAGTACAAGGCTGCTGGCGGTAAAATGCCAATAAAATGGTTGGCCTTAGAATGTATTCAGCACCGCGTATTTACGCACAAGTCAGACGTCTGGGCATTCGGTGTTACCATCTGGGAAGTTTTGACTTATGGTGGAAGACCCTACGAAAACGTTCCGGCAAGAAATGTGCCAGAATTATTGGAAAAGGGGGAACGGTTACCGCAGCCGGCGATATGTACGATCGATGTGTACATGATCATGATAAAATGCTGGATGCTCGACGCGGAGTCGAGGCCAAGCTTCAAGGAACTTGCCGACGACTTTGCGAAAATGTCGAGAGATCCTGGACGTTATCTGGCAATAAAGGGGGACAAGTACATGATACTACCATCCTATACATTGCAG gataaaaaagaaatgataagAAATCTGGCGTCCGCGATGGATGGTCCGGAAGCCGTGGTAGACGCAGATGAATATCTTCAACCAAAGTCGAGGGCACCTGTACCACCTATCGTGGTCTCGCCGTCGAGTACGTCCGGCTCACCTCCCAACACGCCGATAAAGAGCTGCTGGCCGAATAGCACGCCAATGGCCGCTGACTCACCGACACCGCAGAACCAACAGAACTGGGACCGGGAGCTATTGCGATACGGCGTCTCGGGTAATGGGGGTACCTCGCGGGAGTCTGCAGAGGCAAACCCCGCGCATCTACAGCACCCGCATTATACCCACCCGAACGGCCATTGTGGCCCGGCTGCCAGCTTGGATGGCTCGAATTCCAGATACTGTTCAGACCCCCTTAAGATGATCGGAGTCATAG AATGCGACGTAACGGACGACTGCTTTAAGTCGGAGGTCGGCACGATACACCAACAAGCTAGAATTGGAAATTTGAAGTTGGACCTGCCCCTGGACGAAGATGACTACCTCATGCCCTCGCCCCAGATGCCAGCAAGCACGATACAATACATGGATCTGATCGGTGATTCGAAACCTACCG aGTCAGAGTCGAAGCATATGAACAATGGATATCGAAAGTACCCGGAATTCTTAACAATCCCCGGGAAAACGTCGGTTGACAATCCGGAGTATATCATGTCGCAGGACGACGCGGCGTTGAGCCCGCAGACGTTGGGGATTCCCGCGACCGCGGATCTCGTCAAGACGGAGACGACAAACGGTACCGCCTTTGGCTCTCAGGTCAGGCAAAGGAGTACGGAAGAGGAATCGGATCACGAGTATTACAACGACTTCGATCGGCTTGAGCGCGAGCTCCAGCCTTTGAAACCGCTTAGAAAGAACGAAACGACAGTATGA